A genomic segment from Gadus morhua chromosome 4, gadMor3.0, whole genome shotgun sequence encodes:
- the LOC115542261 gene encoding LOW QUALITY PROTEIN: E3 ubiquitin-protein ligase HECW2-like (The sequence of the model RefSeq protein was modified relative to this genomic sequence to represent the inferred CDS: deleted 1 base in 1 codon): protein MAAATAGPAQVAGPPPDAATADGGSARDHLLAVRRRNPHGRPFTLGPENLRSLSVQGSSSSSSASSLPSSSCSSSSSNREEGAAGLQRANSDTDLVTSESRSSLTASTYQLTLGHAHLVISWDIKEEVDATDWIGLYHIDETCVANVWESKNRGVNGTQRGQIVWRLECAPYFMEAETKVCFRYYHGVSGALRASTPCITIKNPGVLAGAEGQSEAQSGAEQSRKLVSFTLSDMRATGLKKGMFFNPDPYLKMCIQPGKRSGLPRFSHHGQERRSSIASNTTNPLWRAEKYTFVALMSDMLEIEVKDKFSKSRPIIKRFLGQLTIPVQRMLEGPAAEEQPASYSLCRRLPTDHVSGQLVFRVVLTTTGNEESSPRAISAILGASPNGEPGSPSDDEDLPQASASSSVSSSSRGPARGPSPTGSEDDEVLVNGARCYGDDSVWLVDACGLPAGGEEPGILTLGGHTHRQVSLNDYLDAIEAPGGPSERPVAAAAAAAVPKLRSSFPTDTRLNAMLHIDSDEDDDPSPPDGKPQQTPTPRAAPAGLEREAQAGSERAPEGPGQGSTQAAAPSSGTADRSVAVSARGGETSGARAKSGPPARAGVAAGGGEQGSVGAGLRTASDTRVAVRMVTPAEPSPAEARVPAAVTAATPFSSSRTPAAEVGVVVPPPPTEGQGPPSEPGPGECECECQHQNRSAASLGIPGRSVLTGLQLSPIQEVDTRQEVAPKAEEERVESSSSEGLAAMAAPTNNGSAEQGGGACGSNVIEMGARGGRGGGAEESSERRLEEGEENGEVWRRRLTTEASGGGAQNQEVGGATAVTLQDGPGEERDAGATAQLNGHLSVPRSLPSLRHDISRYQRVDEPLPPNWEARIDSHGRVFYVDHVNRTTTWQRPTAPPATQTLQRSNSIQQMEQLNRRYQSIRRTITNDGRPDNQPANELPADQTDAHPPIPEARRDAAVSQTSPRSRLSLLLQSPSAKFLTSPDFFTVLHANPGAYGLFTSNTCLKHMVSKVRRDAHHFERYQHNRDLVAFLNLFANKTLELPRGWEMKQDHTSKPFFVDHNCRATTFIDPRLPLQSPRPSSLLAHRQYLTRQRSHSAGEVSPHRLASEEQRHGGAPPVLPRPSSTFSSNSRGQSQEVVPVAYNEKIVAFLRQPNIYDILQERQPEFGRNHALREKVQLIRADGAPGLARLSGDADLVILLSLFEEEVMSYIPPHALLHPSYCQSPRGSPVSSPQNSPGTQRANARAPAPYKRDFEAKLRNFFRKLETKGYGQGPGKLKLIIRRDHLLEDAFNQIMCYSRKDLQRSKLYVSFVGEEGLDYSGPSREFFFLVSRELFNPYYGLFEYSANDTYTVQISPMSAFVDNHHEWFRFSGRILGLALIHQYLLDAFFTRPFYKGLLRIPCELSDLEFLDEEFHQSLQWMKDNDIEDMLDLTFTVNEEVFGQITERELKVGGANIAVTEKNKKEYIERTVKWRIERGVVQQTESLVRGFYEVVDARLVSVFDARELELVIAGTAEIDLSDWRNNTEYRGGYHDNHIVIRWFWAAVERFNNEQRLRLLQFVTGTSSIPYEGFASLRGSNGPRRFCVEKWGKVTSLPRAHTCFNRLDLPPYPSFSMLYEKMLTAVEETSTFGLE, encoded by the exons ATGGCCGCGGCGACGGCCGGCCCCGCCCAGGTGGCCGGCCCCCCGCCCGACGCGGCGACGGCCGACGGCGGCAGCGCCCGGGACCACCTGCTGGCGGTGCGCCGGCGCAACCCCCACGGCCGCCCCTTCACGCTGGGGCCCGAGAACCTGCGGAGCCTCTCGGTgcagggctcctcctcctcttcctccgcctcctccctcccctcctcctcgtgttcgtcgtcgtcgtccaatcgggaggagggggcggcggggctcCAGCGGGCCAACAGCGACACGGACCTGGTGACGTCGGAGAGCCGCTCGTCGCTCACGGCGTCCACGTACCAGCTGACCCTGGGCCACGCCCACCTGGTCATCTCCTGGGACatcaaggaggaggtggacgccACCGACTGGATCGGCCTCTACCACATCG ATGAGACGTGCGTGGCCAACGTGTGGGAGTCCAAGAACCGCGGCGTGAATGGCACCCAGCGAGGGCAGATCGTCTGGAGGCTGGAGTGTGCACCCTACTTCATGGAAG CGGAGACCAAGGTGTGCTTCAGGTACTACCACGGGGTGAGCGGGGCCCTGAGGGCCTCCACACCCTGCATCACCATCAAGAACCCTGGTGTCCTG GCGGGCGCCGAGGGCCAATCAGAAGCCCAATCAGGGGCCGAGCAGTCCCGCAAGTTGGTCAGCTTCACCCTTTCAG acatGCGTGCCACGGGCCTGAAGAAGGGCATGTTCTTCAACCCGGACCCCTACCTGAAGATGTGCATCCAGCCGGGCAAGAGGAGCGGCCTGCCCCGGTTCAGCCACCACGGCCAGGAGAGGCGCTCCTCCATcgcctccaacaccaccaacccccTGTGGAGGGCGGAG AAGTACACCTTCGTGGCCCTGATGAGCGACATGCTGGAGATCGAGGTGAAGGACAAGTTCTCCAAGAGCCGACCAATCATCAAGCGTTTCCTGGGTCAGCTGACCATCCCGGTGCAGCGAATGCTGGAAGGGCCCGCAGCGGA GGAGCAGCCTGCCAGCTACAGCTTGTGTCGCCGTCTCCCTACGGACCACGTCAGCGGCCAGCTGGTGTTCCGGGTGGTCCTCACCACCACCGGGAACGAAG AATCCTCCCCGCGCGcaatttccgccatcttgggggCGTCGCCCAACGGCGAGCCGGGCAGCCCCTCGGACGACGAAGACCTCCCGCAGgcctcggcctcctcctccgtctcctcctcctcccggggcCCGGCGCGGGGGCCCTCGCCGACGGGCTCCGAGGACGACGAGGTGCTGGTCAACGGCGCCCGTTGCTACGGCGACGACAGCGTGTGGCTCGTGGACGCCTGCGGTTTGCCGGCGGGCGGCGAGGAGCCCGGGATCCTGACCCTGGGCGGCCACACCCACCGGCAGGTGTCGCTCAACGACTACCTGGACGCCATcgaggcccccgggggcccctcgGAGCGgcccgtggcggcggcggcggcggcggcggtgcccAAGCTGCGCTCCAGCTTCCCCACGGACACGCGGCTCAATGCCATGCTGCACATCGACTCGGACGAAGATGACGACCCCTCGCCGCCCGACGGCAAACCGCAGCAAACGCCGACCCCCAGAGCGGCCCCGGCCGGCCTGGAACGAGAGGCGCAGGCGGGGAGCGAGAGGGCCCCAGAGGGCCCGGGTCAGGGGTCCACGCAGGCCGCCGCCCCCTCGAGCGGCACTGCAGACCGGAGCGTGGCGGTGTCAGCGAGGGGTGGCGAAACCTCCGGTGCTAGAGCCAAATCGGGCCCCCCGGCCCGGGCCGGGGTCGCCGCGGGGGGAGGGGAACAGGGTagtgtgggggcggggcttaggaCAGCATCGGACACGAGGGTCGCCGTGCGTATGGTGACCCCCGCCGAGCCTTCCCCCGCCGAGGCACGCGTCCCCGCCGCCGTTACCGCGGCGACGCCCTTCTCGTCGTCCCGTACGCCGGCagcggaggtgggggtggttgttcctcctcctcctacggAGGGACAGGGGCCGCCGTCGGAGCCCGGCCCCGGGGAGTGCGAGTGTGAGTGCCAGCACCAGAACAGGAGCGCCGCCAGCCTGGGGATCCCGGGCCGCTCGGTGCTCACGGGCCTCCAGCTGTCGCCCATTCAG GAGGTGGACACCAGACAGGAAGTGGCTCCCaaagcggaggaggagagggtggagtcaTCGAGCAGTGAGGGCTTGGCCGCCATGGCCGCCCCCACCAATAACGGATCAGCAGAacaagggggcggggcttgtggATCTAACGTAATTGAAATGg GAGCCAGAggcggacgaggaggaggagctgaagagagCAGCGAgcggaggctggaggagggggaggagaacggggaggtctggaggaggaggctcaCCACGGAGGCctccgggggcggggcccagaaCCAGGAAGTGGGCGGGGCCACGGCGGTGACCCTGCAGGACGGGCCGGGCGAGGAGAGGGATGCAG gcgctACAGCTCAGCTCAACGGCCACCTGTCTGTTCCTCGCTCCCTGCCGTCCCTGCGTCACGACATCAGCCGCTACCAGCGCGTGGACGAGCCCCTCCCaccca actGGGAGGCCCGCATCGACAGCCATGGCCGGGTGTTCTACGTGGACCACGTGAACCGGACCACCACCTGGCAGCGGCctaccgccccccccgcc acacagacCCTGCAGAGGTCCAACTCCATCCAGCAGATGGAGCAACTCAACcgccg GTATCAGAGCATCCGCAGGACGATAACCAATGACGGCAGGCCAGACAATCAGCCGGCCAATGAGCTTCCAGCCGATCAGACGGACGCACACCCTCCTATCCCAG aagCGCGTCGGGACGCGGCGGTCTCCCAGACCAGTCCCCGGTCTCGCCTCAGCCTGCTGCTCCAGTCTCCCAGCGCCAAGTTCCTCACCAGCCCCGACTTCTTCACCGTGCTGCACGCCAACCCT ggtGCGTACGGCCTGTTCACCTCCAACACGTGTCTGAAGCACATGGTGAGCAAAGTGCGGCGCGACGCGCACCACTTTGAGCGCTACCAGCACAACCGCGACCTGGTGGCCTTCCTCAACCTGTTCGCCAACAAGACGCTGGAGCTGCCCCGTGGCTGGGAGATGAAGCAGGACCACACCTCCAAG cCTTTCTTCGTGGACCACAACTGCCGGGCGACCACTTTCATAGACCCCCGGCTGCCCCTCCAGAGCCCCCGGCCCTCCAGCCTGCTGGCCCACCGCCAGTACCTGACCCGCCAGCGCAGCCACAGCGCTGGGGAGGTCAGCCCCCACCGGCtg gcttCAGAGGAGCAGCGTCATGGCGGGGCCCCTCCCGTCCTCCCCCGGCCCTCCAGCACCTTCAGCTCCAACAGCAGGGGCCAGAGCCAGGAGGTGGTACCGGTCG CGTACAACGAGAAGATCGTGGCGTTCCTACGGCAACCCAACATCTACGACATCCTCCAGGAGAGACAGCCGGAGTTTGGCCGCAACCACGCCCTCAG GGAGAAGGTGCAGCTGATCCGTGCTGATGGCGCGCCGGGATTGGCCAGGCTCTCGGGCGATGCCGACCTCGTCATCCTGCTGAG tTTGTTTGAAGAGGAAGTGATGTCGTACATCCCTCCGCACGCCCTGCTGCACCCCAGCTACTGCCAGTCACCGCGGGGGTCTCCCGTGTCCTCCCCTCAGAACTCCcccg GAACCCAGAGGGCCAACGCGAGGGCCCCGGCCCCCTACAAGAGAGACTTTGAGGCCAAGCTGAGGAACTTCTTCAGGAAGCTGGAGACCAAGGGCTACGGCCAGGGGCCTGGGAAACTCAA gcTGATCATCCGGCGAGACCACCTCCTGGAAGACGCCTTCAACCAGATCATGTGTTACTCCCGCAAGGACCTGCAGCGCAGCAAGCTCTACGTCAGCTTCgttggagaggaggg gcttgACTACAGCGGCCCTTCCAGAGAGTTCTTCTTCCTGGTTTCCAGAGAGCTCTTCAACCCTTATTATGGGCTGTTTGAGTACTCGGCCAACGACACCTACACCGTGCAGATCAGCCCAATGTCGGCCTTCGTGGACAACCACCACGAGTG gtTCCGGTTCAGCGGTCGGATCCTGGGTCTGGCTCTGATCCACCAGTACCTGCTGGACGCCTTCTTCACCAGGCCCTTCTACAAAGGACTGCTGCGCAT cccgTGCGAGCTGAGCGACCTGGAGTTCCTGGACGAGGAGTTCCACCAGTCTCTGCAGTGGATGAAGGACAACGACATCGAGGACATGCTGGACCTCACCTTCACCGTCAACGAGGAGGTCTTCGGGCAG ATCACGGAGCGGGAGCtgaaggtgggcggggccaacaTCGCCGTGACggagaagaacaagaaggaGTACATCGAGCGGACGGTGAAGTGGAGGATCGAGAGGGGCGTGGTCCAGCAGACGGAGAGTCTGGTCCGCGGCTTctacgag GTGGTGGATGCGCGGCTGGTGTCCGTGTTCGATGCCCGCGAGCTGGAGCTGGTGATCGCAGGGACGGCGGAGATCGACCTGTCGGACTGGAGGAACAACACGGAGTACAGAGGAG GTTACCACGACAACCACATCGTGATCCGCTGGTTCTGGGCGGCGGTTGAGAGGTTCAACAACGAGCAGCGACTGAGGCTGCTGCAG ttTGTGACGGGTACGTCCAGTATCCCGTACGAGGGCTTTGCGTCTCTGCGCGGCAGCAACGGACCGCgcaggttctgtgtggagaagTGGGGGAAGGTCACCTCCCTGCCCAG GGCTCATACTTGCTTCAACAGACTGGACCTGCCTCCATACCCGTCTTTCTCCATGTTGTACGAGAAGATGCTCACAGCTGTGGAGGAGACCAGCACCTTTGGACTCGAGTAG